One Methylocaldum marinum DNA window includes the following coding sequences:
- a CDS encoding DEAD/DEAH box helicase, producing MNRVFYHVNGRLSLRPPQAESLLRLVRAIGASPALLRHERDVPAILATLKAEFPTLEDFERDFPSLCFALATGVGKTRLMGAFIAYLHLAHGLSNFFVLAPNLTIYNKLITDFTRNTPKYVFKGIAEFAQQPPLIITGDNYDQTGAAVDDQALGFGHDVRINIFNISKINSEVRGGKEPRIKRMREVLGDSYFNHLANLPDLVLLMDESHRYRAQAGMRSINELKPLFGLELTATPFVESARGPIPFKNVVMDYPLARAMEDGFVKEPAVVTQRNFDAKAHTPEEIEKTKLEDGVRLHETTKVELLTYARENGVKAVKPFMLVIARDTTHAAQLLALLESDAFYEGRYRGKVIQVDSSRTGAEEEEMITRLLAVESVDEPTEIVIHVNMLKEGWDVTNLYTIVPLRAANARTLIEQSIGRGLRLPYGKRTGVAAVDRLNIVAHDKFQEIIDEANRGDSPIRLKQVILDAPSADDKKVSVQVGSGAMTRLGLADTPVVPAASIDNGTIAASPSTAPSPVFETEAERQVARMVLDVISQYEVRRDLVPTSGALLKPEVQKEILAEVTERLKPVQGDLLTGIDDQTSEIDVSAVVSKTTEVVVQQTIDIPRIVVVPTGEVTTGFHPFKLDVSQLHLQPGEREIIGQMLRTNEQFTLAAEIGLKEQRLEDYIVHALVDFDDIDYFTHADLLYDLAGQMVLHLLSYLSEEEARNVLDQNRSRIAREIHAQMMAHFWEKATEYEVQVSRGFTELKPCNYTATAGQTAHHFRETVTETSRIKQMLFGGFARCLYPLQKFDSDTERRFAIILERDALKWFKPAKGQFQIYYKFGTEQPEYIPDFVAETDAGIYMVETKARVDIDTPEARSKAGAASRWCSHASRYAADVGGKPWKYLLLPHDGVVESKRLADFLRFEVKA from the coding sequence ATGAATCGGGTCTTTTACCATGTCAACGGCCGTCTGTCGCTTCGTCCGCCGCAAGCGGAATCGCTTTTGCGTCTGGTGCGCGCCATCGGAGCGTCGCCGGCGCTCTTGCGTCATGAGCGGGACGTCCCGGCCATCCTCGCCACGCTGAAAGCGGAGTTTCCAACCCTGGAGGACTTCGAGCGTGACTTTCCTTCGCTCTGTTTTGCCTTGGCGACCGGCGTGGGCAAGACCCGCTTGATGGGCGCGTTTATCGCCTACCTGCATCTGGCGCACGGGTTGAGCAATTTTTTCGTCCTGGCCCCGAATCTGACGATCTACAACAAACTGATCACGGATTTCACGCGCAACACGCCGAAGTACGTGTTCAAGGGTATCGCCGAGTTTGCCCAACAACCGCCGCTGATCATCACGGGCGACAACTACGACCAGACCGGCGCCGCCGTCGACGATCAGGCCTTGGGGTTCGGCCATGACGTGCGCATCAACATCTTCAACATTTCCAAGATCAACTCCGAGGTGAGGGGAGGCAAGGAGCCACGCATCAAGCGGATGAGGGAAGTGCTGGGTGATAGCTACTTCAATCATCTGGCAAATCTCCCCGATCTCGTGCTGCTCATGGACGAATCGCACCGCTACCGCGCACAGGCGGGCATGCGGTCGATCAACGAGTTGAAGCCGTTGTTCGGCCTGGAATTGACCGCCACGCCTTTCGTGGAATCCGCGCGCGGGCCGATACCGTTCAAGAATGTGGTGATGGATTACCCCTTGGCGCGGGCGATGGAGGACGGCTTCGTCAAGGAACCGGCGGTGGTTACTCAGCGCAATTTCGACGCCAAGGCGCACACGCCGGAAGAAATCGAGAAAACCAAGCTCGAAGACGGCGTGCGCCTGCACGAAACCACCAAGGTCGAACTGCTCACCTATGCCCGCGAGAACGGTGTCAAGGCGGTCAAGCCCTTCATGCTCGTGATCGCGCGCGATACCACACACGCGGCGCAACTCCTGGCGCTGCTGGAATCGGACGCCTTTTACGAAGGCCGCTATCGCGGCAAGGTGATCCAGGTGGATTCCAGCCGTACCGGGGCGGAAGAGGAGGAAATGATCACCCGGCTTCTGGCCGTGGAAAGCGTGGACGAGCCGACCGAGATCGTGATTCACGTCAACATGCTGAAGGAAGGCTGGGACGTGACCAACCTCTACACCATCGTGCCGCTGCGTGCCGCCAATGCACGCACGCTGATCGAGCAATCCATCGGCCGAGGTTTGCGTTTGCCCTACGGCAAACGAACGGGCGTGGCCGCCGTGGACCGGTTGAACATTGTCGCCCACGACAAGTTCCAGGAGATCATCGACGAAGCCAACCGTGGCGACTCGCCGATTCGTCTCAAGCAAGTCATTCTCGATGCGCCGAGCGCTGACGATAAGAAAGTCAGTGTGCAGGTCGGATCGGGGGCCATGACGCGGCTGGGATTGGCTGACACGCCTGTCGTTCCGGCGGCTTCCATCGACAACGGTACGATAGCCGCCTCTCCGTCGACTGCGCCAAGTCCGGTTTTCGAGACCGAAGCCGAGCGGCAAGTCGCGCGGATGGTGCTCGATGTCATTAGCCAATATGAAGTCAGGCGTGACCTGGTGCCCACCAGCGGCGCGTTGCTGAAGCCCGAAGTGCAAAAGGAAATCCTGGCCGAAGTGACCGAACGATTGAAGCCCGTTCAAGGCGACTTGCTGACAGGGATTGATGACCAAACTAGCGAGATCGATGTATCGGCCGTGGTGTCCAAGACTACGGAAGTCGTCGTACAACAAACCATCGATATCCCGCGTATTGTTGTCGTCCCGACTGGCGAAGTCACAACCGGCTTTCACCCGTTCAAGCTCGACGTCAGCCAGTTGCACTTGCAACCGGGTGAGCGCGAGATCATTGGTCAGATGCTGCGCACTAACGAACAGTTCACCTTGGCAGCGGAAATCGGGCTGAAGGAGCAGCGGCTGGAGGACTACATCGTTCATGCGCTTGTGGACTTCGATGATATCGATTACTTCACGCACGCCGACTTGCTCTACGACCTGGCAGGGCAAATGGTGCTACACCTCCTGAGTTATCTCTCCGAAGAGGAGGCTCGCAATGTGCTGGATCAAAACCGTTCCCGAATCGCTCGCGAAATTCACGCCCAGATGATGGCGCACTTCTGGGAGAAGGCGACCGAGTACGAAGTTCAGGTCAGCCGTGGTTTTACCGAATTGAAGCCCTGCAATTACACCGCTACGGCAGGGCAAACGGCGCATCACTTCCGAGAGACCGTCACCGAAACTAGCCGCATCAAGCAAATGCTGTTCGGTGGCTTTGCGCGCTGTCTTTACCCGCTACAAAAATTTGATTCCGACACCGAGCGGCGCTTCGCCATCATCCTGGAGCGTGATGCGCTGAAATGGTTCAAACCGGCGAAGGGCCAGTTCCAGATTTACTACAAGTTCGGCACGGAACAGCCGGAGTACATCCCTGATTTTGTCGCGGAGACCGATGCCGGCATCTATATGGTCGAAACGAAGGCCCGAGTCGATATCGATACTCCTGAGGCGCGGTCGAAGGCCGGCGCGGCCTCGCGCTGGTGCAGCCATGCTTCTCGCTACGCCGCGGACGTCGGCGGCAAGCCATGGAAATACCTTCTACTTCCGCACGACGGAGTCGTGGAGTCGAAGCGATTGGCGGATTTTTTGCGGTTCGAGGTAAAAGCGTAA
- a CDS encoding HepT-like ribonuclease domain-containing protein: MSDATPREWRFYLDDMIGFAEKVLAYTRGLDQASFEASGLNYDATLRNLELIGEAATHIPESVRLAHPEIPWRMIVATRNRLIHGYLGIDNDTVWSIVRDDVPNLLQQLKLMREKSA; encoded by the coding sequence ATGTCTGACGCTACACCGCGCGAGTGGCGCTTTTATCTGGACGATATGATCGGCTTTGCGGAAAAGGTGCTGGCCTATACCCGCGGCCTCGATCAGGCGAGCTTCGAGGCCAGCGGGCTTAACTATGACGCCACGCTGCGCAATCTGGAACTGATTGGCGAAGCGGCGACGCACATTCCGGAATCGGTGCGACTGGCCCATCCGGAAATCCCATGGCGCATGATCGTCGCCACCCGAAATCGCCTGATTCATGGCTATCTCGGCATCGATAACGATACCGTGTGGAGCATCGTCCGGGACGACGTGCCGAATCTGCTGCAACAATTGAAGCTGATGCGGGAGAAGTCGGCATGA
- a CDS encoding nucleotidyltransferase family protein, producing MKRDQALSLLARSKPVLAERYGVTRLALFGSTARDTARPDSDVDVLVAFDGAASSARYFGVQFYLEDTLGCPVDLVTEKALRKELRPYIEREAVDV from the coding sequence ATGAAACGCGATCAGGCGCTATCGCTGCTGGCGCGCAGCAAGCCCGTGCTGGCCGAGCGTTACGGGGTTACTCGGCTGGCCCTGTTCGGCTCCACCGCGCGCGATACGGCGCGCCCGGACAGCGACGTGGACGTGCTGGTGGCCTTCGATGGCGCGGCCAGTTCCGCGCGCTACTTCGGCGTGCAGTTCTATTTGGAGGATACTTTGGGGTGCCCGGTTGATCTGGTCACGGAAAAAGCGCTGCGCAAGGAACTTCGCCCGTACATTGAGCGGGAGGCCGTCGATGTCTGA
- a CDS encoding site-specific DNA-methyltransferase, with product MSERKKKLELTWIGKEKRPRLEPRILLEDPEKSYHAKHRVSDSDIFDNRLIFGDNLLALKALEQEFTGKVKCVFIDPPYNTGSAFTHYDDGLEHSIWLGLMRDRLEIIRRLLAEDGSLWITIDDNECHYLKVLCDEVFGRANFVANVIWEKADSPRNSARQFSTDHDHILVFSKNPDWSPRKLERTEEANSIYSNPDNDPRGPWLPGDPYANKPYSKGQYSIQGPTGRIFSPPPGRFWRVSEEKLRELDADGRVWWGPTGSARPSIKRYLSEVGNLVPRTIWSKDDVGSNRTSKNEMRLLFPGASSFDTPKPERLIERMLNIATDPGDLVLDSFAGSGTTGAVAHKMGRRWIMVELGEHCHTHIIPRLKKVIDGEDPGGITKAVNWRGGGGFRYYKLAPTLIVNDRWGNPVINPEYNAAMLAEALCKLEGFTYAPSETRWWQHGFSSERDFIYVTTQNLSAEQLQALSDEVGSEQSLLVCCSAFHGVNAAQAADRWPNLTLKKIPKMVLARCEWGHDDYSLNVSNLPMATTSPPTPLTAADEGRRAAKRKETAPGQGALFEEDKV from the coding sequence ATGTCAGAACGAAAGAAAAAGCTAGAGCTCACTTGGATCGGTAAGGAAAAACGGCCTCGATTAGAGCCGCGCATCCTGCTCGAAGATCCGGAAAAGTCCTACCATGCCAAACACCGGGTTTCGGACAGCGACATTTTCGATAACCGGCTGATCTTCGGGGACAACCTGCTGGCGCTCAAAGCCTTGGAGCAGGAATTCACTGGCAAGGTCAAATGTGTGTTCATCGATCCGCCCTACAACACGGGCAGCGCCTTTACTCACTACGACGATGGACTGGAACATTCCATCTGGCTGGGGCTAATGCGCGACCGGCTGGAAATTATTCGGCGGCTGCTGGCCGAGGATGGTTCGTTGTGGATCACGATTGATGACAACGAATGTCATTATCTGAAGGTGTTGTGTGATGAGGTGTTTGGGCGAGCTAATTTTGTTGCGAATGTAATTTGGGAAAAGGCAGATTCGCCTCGCAACTCAGCCCGTCAGTTTTCCACTGACCATGACCATATTTTGGTGTTTTCCAAGAACCCTGATTGGAGTCCCAGGAAGCTGGAAAGAACTGAAGAGGCAAATTCGATTTACTCAAATCCAGATAATGATCCTCGTGGGCCTTGGCTGCCTGGAGATCCGTATGCCAATAAGCCTTACTCTAAAGGCCAATACTCAATTCAAGGGCCAACCGGACGAATCTTTTCTCCGCCACCAGGAAGATTTTGGCGGGTATCAGAAGAAAAGTTGCGGGAATTGGATGCAGATGGTCGCGTGTGGTGGGGGCCAACAGGCTCAGCAAGGCCAAGTATAAAACGCTACCTTTCAGAAGTAGGAAATTTGGTACCAAGAACAATCTGGTCAAAGGATGATGTAGGAAGCAATCGCACGTCCAAGAATGAGATGCGCCTGTTGTTTCCAGGAGCGAGTTCATTTGATACACCGAAGCCAGAACGGTTAATCGAACGCATGCTGAACATTGCTACCGATCCTGGGGACCTCGTCCTAGACTCCTTCGCCGGCTCAGGCACCACCGGTGCCGTGGCCCACAAAATGGGCCGCCGCTGGATCATGGTGGAACTGGGCGAACACTGCCACACCCACATCATTCCGCGCCTCAAGAAGGTCATTGACGGCGAGGACCCCGGCGGTATCACCAAAGCTGTGAACTGGCGAGGTGGCGGCGGCTTCCGCTACTACAAGCTGGCGCCCACGCTGATCGTCAACGACCGCTGGGGAAATCCGGTGATCAATCCCGAATACAATGCCGCAATGCTGGCGGAAGCGCTGTGCAAGTTGGAAGGCTTCACCTACGCGCCTTCGGAAACCCGCTGGTGGCAGCACGGGTTTTCTAGCGAGCGCGACTTCATCTACGTCACCACGCAAAATCTTTCCGCCGAGCAATTGCAGGCGCTTTCCGACGAAGTGGGCAGCGAGCAGAGCCTGCTGGTGTGCTGCTCGGCCTTCCACGGCGTGAACGCGGCCCAGGCAGCCGATCGCTGGCCGAATCTGACCCTCAAAAAGATTCCGAAAATGGTGCTGGCCCGTTGCGAGTGGGGGCATGACGATTACAGCTTGAACGTGTCGAATCTGCCCATGGCTACAACTTCTCCCCCGACCCCTCTTACAGCAGCGGACGAGGGGCGTCGAGCGGCTAAGCGCAAAGAGACCGCGCCTGGGCAGGGCGCGCTATTCGAGGAGGACAAGGTATGA
- a CDS encoding AAA family ATPase → MIEHLRGSVTPFKLSFEKGKKLSVIYGENGTGKSTICDAFDFLGRGNVGSLENRGLGRTNKYWHSIGRTPTDVSVRLETSDGSCKATLTRTGVVVDPEEKRPRVEVLRRSQILNLVEAKPADRYNAISRFIDVSGVEASEASLRQLIRSIEKDLEVAVARVQENTETIHRFWEQAGKPGSSAQEWATNELSNDNSVLDKAKIAIESLRLAYDKLLSYPGQYQEQLNACNDANEAVRLAESKINLLNEQVASEYIEVFEILQAAHQHFIRHPYPDVCPLCESSENVVDLPEKVRSRIASQNLANQLRSAQSALRLKQQSLVEQNQKLDYLKEKALVDAEKFKQSATCEHLPDGIELPVLAYPTDLAEWKNWLASAPKILEKWRIIADGYADSKKFTGTLKASMEALQNSSQIRRELEEVLPRLKETLNIIEDQRRNFTDGVLQKITENVSRLYEAVHPGEKLNKISLELDPAKRASLEIATEFHGLNGTPPQAYFSDSHLDTLGLCVFLALAQMDKPEDTILVLDDVLGSVDEPHVYRLIEMLYSEALKFRQCVITTHYKPWKQKLRWGWLKNGQCQFIELTKWTPTSGISLIRSIPDIERLRELLSEIPPDPQLVSAKAGVILEAALDFLTLLYECYVPRRTDALYTLGDLLPAIDKKLRTALRVEHKQENPDGTVSYIAKKLAPHLDELSRIAQARNVFGCHFNALSFELLDSDAISFGTEVLALIDNLVDHEAGWPRNAKSGSYWATAGETRRLHPLKRPS, encoded by the coding sequence GTGATTGAACATTTGAGAGGGTCAGTCACACCTTTCAAGCTGTCCTTTGAAAAAGGGAAAAAGCTCTCTGTTATTTACGGTGAAAACGGTACCGGCAAATCTACAATATGTGATGCCTTTGATTTTCTTGGTAGGGGTAACGTGGGGTCTCTTGAGAACAGAGGTCTGGGAAGGACAAACAAATATTGGCATTCCATTGGGCGTACACCAACTGATGTATCCGTTAGGTTGGAAACATCAGATGGAAGCTGCAAAGCAACCCTAACCAGAACTGGCGTTGTCGTCGATCCAGAAGAGAAACGTCCTCGTGTTGAGGTACTACGAAGAAGCCAAATATTGAACCTCGTTGAGGCCAAGCCTGCCGATCGATACAACGCGATAAGTAGGTTCATTGATGTTTCTGGTGTCGAAGCTTCTGAAGCTTCACTTCGGCAATTAATTCGAAGTATAGAAAAAGATTTGGAAGTTGCAGTAGCCAGAGTTCAGGAAAACACTGAAACCATTCACAGATTTTGGGAACAAGCAGGAAAGCCAGGCTCCTCTGCACAAGAGTGGGCTACTAATGAGCTTAGTAACGACAATTCAGTTTTGGATAAGGCTAAGATCGCAATCGAATCTCTAAGGTTAGCTTACGATAAACTACTTTCTTATCCTGGCCAGTATCAAGAACAGTTAAATGCTTGCAATGATGCTAATGAAGCAGTTAGGCTTGCTGAGAGTAAGATTAATCTGCTCAATGAGCAGGTTGCGAGCGAGTATATCGAGGTATTTGAAATCCTCCAGGCAGCACACCAGCATTTTATTCGACATCCTTACCCTGATGTTTGTCCACTCTGTGAAAGTAGCGAGAATGTAGTTGACCTACCAGAAAAAGTTCGCAGTCGGATAGCATCGCAAAATCTTGCCAATCAATTGAGGTCGGCTCAGTCGGCTTTAAGATTGAAGCAACAATCATTAGTTGAGCAGAACCAAAAGCTTGACTATCTAAAAGAAAAAGCGCTTGTCGATGCTGAGAAATTTAAGCAGTCCGCTACCTGTGAACATCTACCAGATGGTATTGAACTACCTGTACTGGCATACCCAACTGATTTAGCGGAATGGAAAAATTGGCTAGCATCCGCTCCAAAAATCCTAGAAAAATGGAGAATAATCGCTGATGGATATGCTGACAGTAAAAAGTTTACTGGTACTTTGAAGGCTTCAATGGAAGCACTGCAAAATAGCAGTCAAATTAGACGAGAGCTGGAAGAGGTTCTGCCACGCCTAAAAGAGACTTTAAACATCATAGAGGATCAGCGGAGAAACTTTACGGATGGGGTTTTGCAGAAAATAACAGAAAACGTAAGTAGATTATACGAAGCAGTTCATCCAGGAGAAAAGCTTAACAAAATCAGTCTGGAACTTGATCCGGCAAAAAGAGCGTCATTGGAAATTGCCACGGAATTCCATGGCCTCAACGGTACACCGCCGCAAGCTTACTTCAGTGATTCGCATCTTGATACGCTTGGCCTCTGTGTCTTTCTTGCGTTAGCACAGATGGACAAACCAGAAGACACAATTCTGGTATTAGATGATGTGCTTGGCAGCGTGGATGAACCTCATGTATATCGGCTAATCGAAATGCTGTATTCAGAGGCTCTTAAATTCCGTCAATGTGTCATTACCACACATTATAAACCGTGGAAACAAAAACTTCGCTGGGGGTGGTTAAAGAATGGCCAATGCCAGTTTATTGAACTCACAAAATGGACACCAACAAGTGGTATTTCGCTGATTCGAAGCATTCCAGATATAGAGCGGCTTCGCGAACTACTTTCGGAGATTCCACCAGACCCGCAGTTGGTATCCGCAAAAGCCGGGGTAATTTTGGAGGCAGCTCTCGATTTTTTGACGTTGCTGTATGAATGCTATGTGCCCCGACGTACTGATGCACTCTATACATTAGGGGATTTACTACCGGCTATTGATAAGAAGCTAAGAACCGCTCTACGGGTGGAGCACAAGCAGGAAAACCCTGATGGAACAGTTTCATACATTGCGAAAAAACTTGCTCCTCACTTGGATGAACTCTCTAGGATTGCACAGGCAAGGAATGTTTTTGGTTGCCATTTCAATGCATTATCGTTTGAGCTTCTTGATTCAGATGCAATTAGCTTCGGCACCGAAGTTTTGGCACTTATAGATAACCTGGTTGACCATGAAGCGGGTTGGCCAAGAAACGCCAAGTCTGGAAGCTATTGGGCCACAGCGGGTGAAACTCGCCGATTACACCCACTTAAAAGGCCGAGTTGA
- a CDS encoding SNF2-related protein, with protein MNGTGKNKGEGVRLMTTQVLTPHQSQFYAWLLTRRAAGDTVESLASTLVDAQVDLNPHQVEAALFACKNPLSRGVILADEVGLGKTIEAGLVIAQRWAERRRRILIIVPANLRKQWHQEMQDKFGLQGLILEAKSYNAIRKQECRNPFLTSSAPIICSYQFAKTKADDIKGIDWDLVVLDEAHRLRNVYKPSNVIARTLKDALARVHSKVLLTATPLQNSLLELYGLVSIIDDRVFGDLDSFRAQFSSPSKVQSFESLRARLAGICKRTLRRQVQPYVSYTARRAIVQEFTPSDEEKELSSLVADYLRRPNLKALPEGQRQLISLVLWKLLASSTHAIAGALETMANRLQKVLDKAREIPDLAEALDEDYESLDETADEWDDQGSGGESLQPDERAAIAQEIEELRQFKALATNIRDNAKGKALLTALDRAFAELDRLGAPKKAVIFTESRRTQDYLCSLLADTSYGEGIVLFNGTNSDARAQAIYQDWLKRHAGTDRITGSKTADTRAALVEHFKERGTIMIATEAGAEGINLQFCSLVINYDLPWNPQRIEQRIGRCHRYGQMFDVVVVNFVDRSNEADARVYELLAEKFQLFEGVFGASDEVLGTIGSGVDFERRIAEIYKNCRDPETIKASFEQLQLDLSGEINEAMVKTRQLLLENFDEEVQERLRIRAEDSRAARGRYERMLMDLTRAELGDCAEFDDDGFVLRRLPDKEIEGVALGRYELPRRSGDAHLYRLGYPLAEWVIRQAKSRQLPGCRLTFDYDAYGTQVSTLKPYRGKSGWLTVKLITVEALGNREEHLIVAASTVDGTVLAEDDPEKLLRFPARTQPSASPADADELLSADVEARKLQLLREINQRNLSYFQQEVEKLDAWADDLKLGLEQEIKEIDREIKEIRRTAAISPTLDEKLHWQRRQRELEGKRNKLRRELFDRQDEVESQRNDLIGQLETQLQQKVTEETLFTIKWELI; from the coding sequence GTGAACGGCACCGGCAAAAACAAAGGGGAGGGGGTGCGTTTGATGACAACGCAGGTGCTCACACCGCATCAAAGCCAGTTCTATGCCTGGCTGCTGACGCGTCGCGCGGCGGGCGATACCGTGGAATCGCTCGCCTCTACGCTGGTCGACGCTCAGGTTGACCTCAATCCCCATCAGGTTGAGGCAGCCTTGTTTGCCTGCAAGAACCCATTGTCCCGTGGGGTCATTCTTGCCGACGAGGTAGGTCTTGGGAAAACGATTGAAGCCGGTCTTGTCATCGCGCAGCGCTGGGCCGAGCGCCGCCGCCGAATTCTGATCATTGTCCCCGCCAACTTGCGCAAACAGTGGCATCAGGAAATGCAGGACAAGTTTGGTCTGCAAGGCCTGATTCTGGAGGCCAAGAGCTACAACGCCATCCGTAAGCAGGAATGCCGAAATCCTTTTCTGACGTCTTCTGCGCCGATCATTTGTTCGTATCAGTTCGCAAAGACCAAAGCAGACGACATCAAAGGCATCGATTGGGACTTGGTGGTGCTCGACGAAGCGCATCGCCTGCGCAACGTCTACAAGCCAAGCAACGTCATTGCCAGAACGCTCAAGGATGCGCTGGCGCGCGTCCACTCCAAGGTGCTGCTCACGGCGACGCCGCTGCAAAACTCGCTGCTGGAGCTGTACGGTTTGGTCAGTATCATCGATGACCGGGTATTCGGGGATCTCGACAGTTTCCGGGCACAATTCAGCAGTCCGAGCAAGGTACAGTCCTTCGAGAGCCTCCGCGCCAGACTTGCGGGCATTTGCAAGCGTACCCTGCGCCGGCAGGTTCAACCCTACGTGTCCTACACCGCACGGCGGGCCATCGTTCAAGAATTCACCCCATCCGATGAAGAAAAGGAATTGTCGAGTCTGGTCGCCGACTACCTGCGGCGCCCCAATCTCAAGGCTCTACCCGAAGGGCAACGCCAGCTGATTTCCCTCGTGTTGTGGAAACTGCTCGCGTCCTCTACACACGCGATTGCCGGCGCTTTGGAAACCATGGCTAATCGTTTGCAAAAAGTACTCGATAAGGCGCGCGAAATACCTGACCTCGCCGAAGCGTTGGACGAAGACTACGAATCTCTGGATGAGACTGCCGACGAATGGGATGATCAGGGCAGTGGCGGAGAGTCCTTGCAACCGGATGAACGGGCCGCCATTGCGCAGGAGATCGAAGAGCTTCGACAATTCAAGGCACTTGCTACCAACATTCGTGACAACGCCAAAGGCAAGGCTCTGCTAACGGCCCTGGATCGGGCCTTTGCGGAGCTGGACCGTTTGGGTGCGCCGAAAAAGGCTGTGATATTCACCGAGTCCAGGCGGACGCAGGACTACCTGTGTTCGCTGCTCGCCGACACGAGCTACGGCGAGGGCATTGTCTTGTTCAACGGTACCAACAGCGATGCACGCGCTCAAGCCATCTACCAAGACTGGCTCAAACGCCACGCGGGCACCGATCGCATCACAGGTTCCAAGACGGCGGATACCCGCGCCGCACTCGTCGAACATTTCAAGGAACGCGGCACCATCATGATCGCTACCGAGGCGGGCGCCGAAGGTATCAATCTTCAATTCTGCTCCTTGGTCATCAACTATGACCTGCCCTGGAATCCGCAGCGCATCGAGCAGCGTATCGGCCGCTGCCATCGCTATGGACAGATGTTCGACGTCGTGGTCGTCAACTTCGTTGACCGGAGCAACGAAGCGGATGCTCGCGTTTATGAGCTTTTGGCGGAGAAGTTCCAACTCTTCGAAGGCGTTTTCGGGGCCAGCGATGAAGTGCTCGGCACCATTGGGTCCGGCGTCGATTTCGAACGCCGTATCGCCGAGATCTACAAAAACTGCCGCGATCCGGAAACCATCAAAGCCAGCTTCGAGCAGTTGCAGCTCGACTTGTCCGGCGAGATCAACGAGGCAATGGTCAAGACCCGCCAGCTTCTGCTGGAGAATTTCGATGAGGAGGTTCAAGAAAGATTGCGCATCCGTGCGGAAGATAGCCGCGCAGCACGGGGACGCTACGAACGCATGCTCATGGATCTCACTCGGGCCGAGCTGGGCGACTGCGCGGAATTCGATGACGACGGTTTCGTACTCCGGCGCTTGCCGGATAAGGAGATTGAAGGCGTTGCCCTCGGACGTTACGAGCTGCCCCGGCGCAGCGGCGATGCCCATCTTTACCGGCTCGGCTACCCACTCGCCGAATGGGTGATTCGTCAAGCCAAGAGCCGGCAATTGCCAGGCTGTCGACTCACATTCGATTACGATGCCTACGGCACTCAGGTCAGTACGCTCAAGCCGTATCGCGGGAAGTCGGGCTGGCTCACGGTCAAGCTGATCACCGTGGAAGCCTTGGGAAATCGCGAGGAACACTTGATCGTTGCAGCCAGCACGGTCGATGGTACCGTTCTAGCGGAAGACGATCCGGAAAAACTGTTGCGCTTTCCTGCACGAACCCAACCGTCAGCATCCCCCGCCGATGCCGACGAGCTTCTTTCGGCAGACGTGGAAGCTCGCAAACTCCAACTCCTCCGTGAGATCAACCAACGTAACCTCAGCTACTTTCAACAGGAGGTCGAAAAGCTGGATGCGTGGGCAGACGACTTGAAACTAGGGCTGGAGCAAGAAATTAAGGAAATCGACCGCGAAATCAAGGAAATCCGCCGTACCGCCGCTATCTCGCCGACGCTTGACGAAAAGCTACACTGGCAAAGGCGTCAGCGTGAACTGGAGGGCAAGCGCAATAAGTTACGTCGTGAATTGTTCGATCGTCAGGACGAGGTTGAATCTCAGCGTAATGATTTAATTGGACAGCTTGAAACGCAGTTACAGCAGAAGGTTACTGAAGAAACCTTATTTACAATTAAGTGGGAGCTGATATGA
- the mtgA gene encoding monofunctional biosynthetic peptidoglycan transglycosylase, with translation MKNILRKLVLTFVALTVIPVALLRWLPPPTSAFMLRAQVLAVIEGKSGFKLRYRWTPWDDISPYAKVAVIAAEDQLFDRHYGFDLNAIGRAWKHNQQGKHIRGASTISQQVAKNLFLYPGQNYARKALEAYFTALIELMWPKRRILEIYLNIAQFGEGIYGVSAAADAFFTKSASKLNPNEAALLAAVLPNPVRLRADKPSAYVMHRRVWILRQMKQLGSTKYLRNVDS, from the coding sequence GTGAAAAACATCCTGCGCAAGCTCGTCTTGACGTTCGTTGCGCTGACGGTAATTCCCGTCGCCCTGCTGCGCTGGCTTCCGCCGCCGACCAGCGCGTTCATGCTGCGCGCGCAAGTCCTGGCGGTTATCGAAGGGAAGTCCGGATTCAAGCTGCGCTACCGATGGACTCCCTGGGACGATATTTCGCCTTATGCGAAAGTCGCCGTGATCGCCGCCGAAGACCAGTTGTTCGACCGGCATTACGGCTTCGATCTGAACGCCATCGGCCGAGCCTGGAAGCATAACCAGCAGGGAAAACACATTCGGGGTGCCAGCACGATTTCTCAGCAAGTCGCCAAGAACCTGTTTCTTTATCCGGGGCAGAACTACGCCCGCAAAGCTTTGGAAGCGTATTTCACCGCGCTCATCGAATTGATGTGGCCGAAGCGGCGGATATTGGAGATTTACCTGAATATCGCCCAGTTCGGCGAGGGAATTTACGGCGTTTCGGCCGCGGCGGACGCCTTCTTCACCAAATCGGCCTCGAAACTCAATCCGAACGAAGCCGCCCTGCTCGCCGCCGTTCTGCCCAACCCGGTGCGCTTACGCGCCGATAAGCCTTCGGCTTATGTCATGCATCGGCGGGTGTGGATACTAAGACAGATGAAGCAACTGGGAAGCACGAAATATTTACGGAATGTCGACAGCTAG